A region of uncultured Carboxylicivirga sp. DNA encodes the following proteins:
- a CDS encoding RagB/SusD family nutrient uptake outer membrane protein has product MKKIFRFLVLLLVITSCDDMFEPALENIRDLDVMYKEPVYAQGILANAYILLPYSSNPTSEVATDNAVTNEILNNFLSMATGSWSSDNNPTSQWESRQNAIQYINLFLANTDEVLYSMNEAINTMFNDRLKGESYALRAIHMYYLLMAHGGWSEDGRLLGVTIRTEPETVESDFNQPRNTFQECLDQIFDDIDLALELLPLDYGDISDSQIPEKYKALGVTNAGDYNRANGDHIKGRISGRIIEAVKAQVALLAASPAYTAGNDVNYEEAAQFAAQVLNRVNGIAGMDMNGGTWYANTSEIDNLGAGVVPAEVIWRSPIESNNNLEKDNFPPSVYGYGRINPTQNLVDAFPMSNGYPITHTSYDPEFPYQNRDPRLEKYVVVNESVQGPNNSVIVTGTYSDNNDGINKDNGWSTRTGYYLRKLLRSDCNPDPTYNTGQKHYTARIRYTELFLIYAEAANEAWGPTGNGGNTYSAYDVIKAIRQRAGIDEEDLYLESIKGNKDLMRELIRNERRLELCFENHRFWDLRRWKVSDLNETALGMQIGDVDGTKVYTPVEVEIRNYKPHMYYGPIPYRELQKWSALVQNAGW; this is encoded by the coding sequence ATGAAAAAGATATTTAGATTTTTGGTTCTTCTACTTGTAATTACATCGTGTGACGATATGTTTGAACCTGCATTGGAAAACATTCGTGATTTGGATGTAATGTATAAAGAACCCGTTTATGCGCAAGGTATTCTTGCAAATGCATACATACTGCTTCCTTATTCATCCAATCCAACCAGTGAGGTTGCTACGGACAATGCAGTTACCAATGAAATTTTAAACAATTTTCTGTCGATGGCTACCGGCTCGTGGAGTTCGGATAATAATCCTACCTCACAATGGGAAAGTAGACAAAATGCTATTCAATACATTAATCTCTTTTTAGCTAATACTGATGAAGTATTATATAGTATGAATGAAGCTATCAATACAATGTTTAATGACAGACTAAAAGGAGAAAGCTATGCCTTGAGAGCCATACATATGTATTATCTTTTAATGGCTCATGGAGGTTGGTCTGAAGATGGACGTCTGTTGGGTGTAACTATTCGTACAGAACCTGAAACAGTAGAATCTGATTTTAATCAGCCTCGTAATACTTTTCAGGAATGTCTTGATCAAATATTTGATGATATTGACCTGGCATTAGAACTTTTGCCATTGGATTATGGAGATATTAGTGATTCGCAGATTCCTGAGAAATATAAGGCTTTGGGTGTTACCAATGCAGGAGATTACAACAGAGCTAATGGAGATCATATTAAAGGTCGAATTAGCGGTCGTATTATTGAAGCAGTAAAAGCTCAAGTGGCACTCTTGGCAGCCAGTCCTGCTTATACTGCAGGTAATGATGTGAATTACGAAGAAGCTGCACAATTTGCAGCTCAGGTTCTAAATCGCGTTAACGGAATAGCGGGGATGGATATGAATGGTGGAACCTGGTATGCAAATACCTCGGAGATTGATAATTTAGGAGCAGGAGTTGTACCGGCAGAGGTTATATGGCGTAGCCCAATAGAAAGCAATAATAACCTTGAGAAGGATAATTTCCCGCCTTCTGTTTATGGTTATGGTCGAATCAATCCTACACAAAATTTAGTGGATGCCTTTCCAATGAGTAACGGTTATCCTATTACACATACTAGTTATGATCCAGAGTTTCCATATCAAAACAGAGATCCTCGATTGGAGAAGTATGTTGTAGTTAATGAGAGTGTTCAGGGACCAAATAATTCAGTTATTGTTACTGGTACTTATAGTGATAATAACGATGGTATCAATAAAGATAACGGTTGGTCAACAAGAACCGGATATTATCTAAGAAAACTGTTAAGATCAGATTGTAATCCGGATCCAACATATAATACCGGACAAAAACACTATACTGCGCGAATCAGGTATACTGAATTATTCCTGATTTATGCAGAGGCAGCCAATGAGGCATGGGGACCAACCGGAAATGGCGGAAATACTTATTCAGCTTATGATGTAATTAAAGCTATCCGTCAAAGAGCCGGTATTGATGAAGAAGATCTTTATCTGGAGTCAATTAAAGGTAATAAAGACCTGATGAGAGAATTGATTAGAAATGAGAGACGTCTGGAATTGTGTTTTGAAAATCACCGTTTTTGGGATTTAAGAAGATGGAAAGTATCTGACTTAAATGAAACCGCACTCGGAATGCAAATAGGAGATGTTGATGGAACCAAGGTTTATACTCCTGTTGAGGTAGAAATAAGAAACTATAAACCACACATGTATTATGGACCTATTCCATACAGAGAATTACAAAAGTGGAGTGCATTGGTTCAAAATGCTGGTTGGTAA